The DNA segment GACAGGGGATCCTTGGCGGGTTCCGAAACAAAACAGGAAGTGTGGTGGGGGCTTATTGGCGCAACCGCGATGTGATCAGGGGTTTGCCCCGGGTAAGCAACAAGCCGGCAACCCAGGCGCAGATTAACCAGCGGTTTAAATTTGGCTTGGTTACGGGCTTTTTGGCACGCCTTTCCAGCTTTATTGACCTGGGCTTTGGTTCGGGGAATGGCTCAGTAAGTGCGATGAATGAGGCCGTATCCTATCACCTGCGTGAAGCCATTACCGGTGCAGCGCCCAATTTCAGTATCGACTACAGCAAATTGAAGATCAACAAAGGCAAGCTGTTGCTGGCCAATGGCATAGAAGTGGCCATTACCGTGGCTGCCCGTATTGACTTCAGCTGGCTGAACACGGTGCCCGACGGCAAATACAAGGATGCGACAGACAGGGCCAATGTGGTGGTGTATAATCCGGCAAAGAACAGCTTTGTGACTTTGCCTGGTGCTGCTGCCCGTTCGGCCTTAGGTTACAACTTGTTGCTGCCCGCCGATTACAGTGGCGATGAGGTGCATTGCTACATCAGCTTTAGCTCGGTAATCCACAAAAAACTGGTATCTGATACCTTTTATGTGGGAGAGTTTATTGTGCTGTAAGCTGAATTGAAATGGAAGGCTGTTTGGCTTGCTGATTTGCAGTTTAGGCGGACACAGGGTGACGTGCAACGTGCAAACAGCGCCCGGACAGCCTTCTTTATTACAATCGTCATCTCGAACATTGTGAGAGCTCTATAATCTTAAATTAAAATTGAAAAAGATGAATACTTTGAAAATAATAAAGAATGGTGTTGCGGAAAGCGAGCCATTTGTAAATAGATGGCCCGGTTATACAGGGTATGTATTGCTGGGTATACTGCTGTTGCTATGGCCCTTGGTAAGGCAGTTGCTTATGCATTCGGATCCTACGGCTGGTTACATCGACCAGAGCATCTGGTTGCTGGTACTGTTTAGCATGATCTGCTTTATGCTGGTTACCGGATTATGCTGGTGGTTGCTGCAGCGGTTTTGGCTGAGTTTGGGTTTGCCCGCTTTGGGCGATATGGTTGAACAGTTTAATTCGCTTGTGTTATGGCAAAAATTGGTTTTTTATTGGGCATCGTTTGGCTTGCTGCTGCTGGCAGCAGTTGGAGCTTTGGCCGCAATATTATAAGTTATGAAAAGAATAATTTCATCGAAATTGCCCGTTCGCAAATCGGGATTAGGGAAACAAATTGTGAAAATTGCGGTGTCGCTGTTAAGGGATATCTTAGTTACGTGGGTATCAAATCGCCTGCGCCCTGGTGCGCGGCGTTTGTGAGCTGGTGTTTTGGGCAGGCCGGTTATGCACGGCCCCGAACGGCCTGGTCGCCCGCGCTGTTTCCGCGTTCTAGGCTGGTTACTGCAGCTAAACCGGGTATAGTGTATGGAATTTTCTTTGCCAGTATGAAGCGTATTGGTCATTGTGGGATAACGGAGCGGTTACAGGGAGATTTTATAGTTGGTTTGGAGGCGAATACCAGTCTGGCCGGATCAAGGGAGGGCGATGGGGTGTATAGAAAAGTAAGGCACAAGCGCAGTATTCATCGCTATGCGGATTGGTTGTAACAAATAAAAAACTTATTCTTTTAAAAGAAAGGGGTATAAGCAGGATGGTTTATACCCCTTAACTATTTACAGATTTTTTATTTCTGTAATGCTGAGTTCGGGCAGAATTCAAATGCCTCTCTGGGCAACAATTCTAAAATTCTGACCATAAACTTTATTTTTTATACATTTATCTCAAAATATTGGATAAAGACTCAATTATCTGTGCGTCTTCATCTATATAATTTGACGCTAAATGAACAGAATAATTTTACAGCCTGCTGCCAATAAGCCTTCTCAGGAGAATTATAAGAATACGGTGATTAATTCGGTAAGTATTGCCAGTATTGTTAAATACATCAGGCCAGAACAAGAGGCTGAATTGAGACAGCTGTACCCTTCTGGTGAGCTAAGGGTATGGGGTGTAGACCGAGACGCAAAAGGCAGAAGCACCAAGGTTAACGATTGGAACAGAATCACAAAAGGAGATATAGGTCTGTTCGCAAAGGATAAGTTCGTTTACGCTGCGGCAACAGTTACCACCAAATTTCAAAATGAAGCACTTGCGGTGTTTCTTTGGGGTTATAAGGAGCCTGGGATTACCTGGGAATATCTTTATTTTTTAGATGAACTTAGGCCGTTAAACATCCCATATGCAAGTTTGAACGGTGTTATTCCCAAAGGGAAAATCAAAGACAATAAGTTTTACGAACCCAATAAAAATATTCAGGGCTTCCAGGTTTTATCCGACCTGCAGAGTGAGTATGTGTTTGCTGCTTTTGCTGATCTGGAAAGCGAGACCTATTTTGATGATACCATTACCGGCAACAGAGACGCTACAATAGCCAGGTTAAATAACCTGGATGGTACCGATAAAAACCAGGTTACAAAAGCACGGAAAGAGCAAAGGATCTTGAAGGAATGGTTGTTTGGAAAACGCAAATACGCTATCTGTGGAATTTGCAATAAAGAATACCCGGTTTCTTTGCTGGTTGTGGCGCATATTAAAAAGCGCTCAAAATCCAGCCATGAAGAAAGAATAAACCTTGACATTGTGATGCCTATGTGCAAAATGGGCTGCGACGAATTGTATGAACAAGGATATATTGGTGTTAAAGATGGCAAGGTAGTGGCCATTAAGCAGCCTTATACCACAGCAGCCATCAAAACCCTGACAGAATCTTTAAAGGGCAATACCTGTACGCATTACAACGATCAGACAAAGGGATATTTTGAATGGCAGCTAAAAGAGAATAAATTTCAATAAATTAGCCTGATGAGTAACTGGAAAGAACTACAAGAAGCTTTAATTAAATTCAGGAACGAGCGTGACTGGGAGCAGTTCCACAATCCGAAGGACCTGGCTTTGGCTTTATCTATAGAGGCAGCGGAGTTAAATGAGCTTTTCCTTTGGAAAAAGGCCGAGGATGCTGACCAGGAGAAGATCAAAGAAGAACTGGCCGATGTGCTTGCCTATGCCATATTACTTGCCGAAAAGTATGATCTGGATATCAATGAAATTGTATTGAACAAGATCAAGAGTAACGGGGAGAAGTACCCGGTTGAAAAAGCCAGGGGCACTGCCAAAAAGTATGATGAATTGAAATAAACCCTGGTATCAGTGGGCACATATTTGTCCAGTGGTCTCAATATTCTGATTATTATTTTATAATTTAGAATTTTAATCATTGTTTAAATGATAATCTCATTTTATTGGTTATCATTTTAAAGATTCAGACCTATGAGATTATACGCTGGCTCCTCAACTGAATTTATAGCCCTATGCAATAACAATAAAATCGCTGATCTTCTGGAAGAAGCATACTTAGCGGAATTTTTGTGTACACCCTCAAAATCTGAAATAACTTCCTGGAAAAGTTCATTATGCCATTTGGCGGAGCTGCTTGACCGTGCAGGCCTAAAAGACCTGGGTATAATGCTGGAGTACAAACTGCCACTGAGTGGCAAAAGAGTTGATGCCATCCTTTGCGGTACAGACCATGCACAAAATAAACAGGCTATCCTGATTGAACTTAAACAGTGGGAAGAGTGCAGGCTCACAGATTATGACAGTGATTATGTGGTAACCTGGATTGGAGGGAAAAACAGGTCTGTGCTCCATCCCAGTGTTCAGGTAGGTAATTACATGTATTACCTCTGGAACAATAGTGAGGTTTTTTACAGGTCCGACAGGCCTGTGAAACTTTCAGCCTGCAGTTATTTGCACAACTATAGCCTTTTAGACGATGACGTAATACTTGATAAGCGTTTTGAAAATGCCATCAGAAAGTTTCCGCTGTTTACTGCTGATGAAGCAGCAGCCTTCATTGATTTTATTGCCGAAAGGGTGGGTTCGGGAAAGGGGATGGAGGTGCTGGCGGAAATTGAAGAGAGCGAACTCAAGCCATCGCAGAAGATTCTGGATAAAGTTTCTACAGCAATCAGGCAAAAGCTAAAGGGCGAACTCACTTTATTCGGGAGATGTAAATCTAAAAAGGATTACATATTACTGGATGAGCAACTTGTGGTGTACGACCTTGTGATGAGCCTTGCGCTCAAGGACATAAAAGGTAAGCATGCAGTTGTGGTAAGAGGCGGGGCTGGTACGGGTAAATCGGTGATTGGCCTGCAGCTCCTGGCCGACCTGACTGCTTCCCGGTTAAATGCCCAATATGCCACCGGATCTAATGCATTTACAGAAACCTTAAGAGAAATACTGGGCCAGGGATCATCGTCGATACTCAAATATTTTATGTCGTACACTACTGCTGCACCTCAGTCTGTTGATGTTTTGCTTATGGATGAGGCACATCGGATCAGGGAGAAAACCGCAGGATTTTCTAAACGTACAGACCTTCTTCAAATTCAGGAATTGCTAAATGCAGCTAAGGTCTGTGTGTTTTTTGTTGATGATTACCAGGTGGTCCGCCGCGAGGAAATAGGAACATCAGGCTTTATCATTGAGCAGGCGGAAGCTGCAGGGTTTAAGGTTTACGAGTTTGACCTGAAAGCCAATTTCCGGAATGGAGGGTCTGAACGGTATAGCCATTGGATTGACCATATGCTCCAGATCAGGGAAACAGCCCATACAGAATGGGTAGATGAAACAAATTTCAAATTTGAGATTGTGGATGCTCCGGAAACCCTGGAACGGATTATCCAGGAAAAGGCTATGGAAGGATCAACTGCAAGAATTACCGCCGGGTTTTGCTGGGACTGGACGAAACGACTGGATAAAGACGGGCAATTGGTTAAAGATATAAGAATTGGCAGCTATCACAGGCCGTGGAATGCCTACAATAATTTAGAGGGACTACAGAAAGAAATTCCCAAAGCCAAATTCTGGGCCTATCAAAGGGGAGGAATTGATCAGATTGGGTGTATTTTCACTGCACAGGGATTTGAGTTCGATTATACAGGTGTCATCTTTGGTAAGGATATCAGATATAATCCAACTACGGGCCAGCTGGAAGGTTTTGAAGAATTTAGCTATGACTATCAGGTTAGAGGAACACATTTTCTTCGCTTAATTAAAAATACTTATCGGGTGTTGTTGGGAAGGGGAATGAAGGGTTGTTATGTGTATTTTATGGACAAGGAGACGGAAAGTTATTTTAGGAGCAGGGTGAGGGAAAATAAAGGGTTATGACAGACGTACACTCAAAGGAAACCCGCTCTTATAATATGAGCAGAATAAAAGGGAAGGATACTAAACCTGAACTTTTAGTGCGTAAATTTCTGCATAAAAACGGATTTCGTTACCGTATTCATGTTAAAGATCTTCCGGGCAAGCCAGATATAGTTTTACCAAAATATAAAACTGTTATTTTTGTGCACGGTTGCTTTTGGCATGGTCATGCTGGATGTCGGTACTACGTCATTCCAAAGACCCGAACTGATTGGTGGTTAAATAAAATCAATGGTAATGTAACTAAGGATCTTAAATCCAAACAGGCACTAATTGATAGTGGATGGAATATAATTGAAATTTGGGAATGTGAGCTTAGGAAGGCCAGGATTGAGAATACGCTCTTAGCTTTAAAAGAAAGTTTTGGTATAATCAAATAAAAAGTTTAGCTTTCCGGATAGAAATACGTAAACGCTATAGTTATGTATACCAACGAATTAAGGCTCTCACCTGAACGAAAAATATATTCATTCCGGTTCCGGTCTTTCATTAGACGGATTAATCCATATTCTATAAAACAAGCTAAAAGAAAGTACTCCATGTTAGAGTTTTATTATAAATTTCATAACAAAAAGTTTAAAATCAAATCAGAAGAGCTAGCCAATGAAATTGAAAAAATTCTTATTAACGAAAATCTGACTGTTATTGAATCTTCTGATAATCATATCCCATTAGGGTACAAATCTCTTCTTGGTGATTCATTATTCAGGCGTTTGAGTAATATTTACTATACAATCAGGCAAAATGATGGTAAAAACCATTTTTTGCTAAAAAAATATTTACCTGAAAAAAAACGAAAACCGAGATCTGCCAATCAATTTGCAGATTTTTTCAGTGGCGCCGGTGGGCTGAGTCAAGGGCTTATCAATGCAGGTTTCCAACCCGTATTTGTAAATGACAATTATACTGATGCATTGGAAACCTATTATTTCAATCACAGTTTGCCTCTCAACCAGTTTTATAACGGTGACATTAGAAAACTGGTTGAGAATTTCTCTCAGTATAAACATTTATTCAAAGGAGTGAAAATAATTTGTGGCGGGCCACCTTGCCAGGGTTTTTCAACTGCTAACAGGCAAAACTTTGAAGTTGAGGAAACAACAAAACAGAAGCGTTTTATTGAAGATGAAAGAAATGTTCTTTATAAGTATTTTGTAAAGCTCATTGGTCTTATTCAACCCGACTATTTCATTATGGAAAATGTAAAAGGGATGATGAGGGTTGAAAAACAAATTGAAGAGGACATACAGCGTGAAACCAATCATGAATATTCATTTATTCCTTTGGAGCTTGATGCGCAGAATTTTGATATTCCGCAAAGCAGGAAGCGATATATTCTTATAGGGGGTAAGAACTTTATGTTTATTGAACAAATTAAAAAGAATATTTACAGTAAAAAAAATGGAACCAGCAAATATAAACTTGCTGATGCTTTATACGGTTTGCCTGGTATTAAAACAAATCCCTATAAACTAAATCCGGATTACGAAAGCGAGGTTCATGGATATGCTATCAGAAAGCTGAAATTGGAGCAGAACAAATTTTTGAAGGAGATAAATGGAAGTAAGGAAATGAATTACCTCTTTAATCACAAGTCAAGATACAATAATGACAATGATCTGGAAATATTCAGGACCTTACCTGAGGGAGAGAACTCATTGCATCCCAGTGTACAGAAATTGAGTAACTATAATAACCGCAATCATATTTTTAAGGATAAATATTATAAGCTCAAACGGAATGAAGTATCTAAAACCATTACATCACATATGAAATATGATTGTCACATGTACATTCATCCGGATCAAGCGCGGGGATTAAGTCCACGAGAAGCAGCACGGATACAAACATTTCCGGATGATTATGTATTCAGAGGATCACTAAATGACTGGTACAAGCAAATTGGCAATGCCGTTCCAGTAAAAATGGCCCAGGTAATAGCGCAAGAATTGAAGAAATTTTAGAAATGAGATATATAGAATTATTTTCCGGTATTGGAGGATTCAGAAATGCGGCTGATCACCTAACTGTTGATACTGATCAACCATTTGAATGTATCGCTTTTTCAGAGATTGATAGACATGCTAAGTCTACCTATCTGGCAAACTATAATACGGAGGGGGAAGTCCAGATGGATGATATTATCAGTTTTACGGATGAAAAAAAAAATATCGAAAACTTACCTGATTTCGATCTATTACTCGGAGGATTTCCGTGTCAGGCTTTCAGCTTATTAGGAAAGCAACTTGGCCTGGAAGATGAAAGAGGAAAAATACTTTTCAGTATACATGAAATTCTAAAGGAAAAACAACCTGAGTTTGTAGTTCTCGAGAATGTCAGAAACATCATTAAACATGATAAAGGTAAAACCCTGGAATTGATAATTAATTTCTTTAGGGAACATAAATATAAATATGTAAACTATGTAGTTCTCGACACCCAATCGTTTGGACTCCCGCAAAGACGTAGCCGGATCTTTTTTGTCTGCAGTAAGAAGGAATTGGAAATTGAGCTTACAGAAGAAGCAATAGTCAGGAATTTTAACAATATTGATCATCATGGTTTACATACTTACTCGAATGTCCTGGATATCCTTGGAAAAGATGCTGATCAGAAATATTATCTGTCCGAAAAAATAAAACACACTATATTGGATGGTGGCTCTAAAAATTTCTGGAGTAAATCACAGATTGATCTGGATATAGCCAGAACGCTAACTGCTACAATGGTGAAAATGCATCGTGCCTGTCAGGATAATTATTATTCCGATGACTATATATTAACTGGCCAATCCCATATGGATACTTCGAAAGAAGTGTTATTTAAAAAGCCTGTAAGAAGATTAATGCCGTCAGAAGCTCTGAAGCTTCAAGGCTTCGATCAGGTTTTTTTTGATAGGGCCAGAGCAGCCGGTGTAAGTGAGCATCAACTTTATAAGCAGTCAGGTAATGCCTTGAGTGTTAATACAGGTTATGCATTATTACATTATTTATTTGTTCATCTTAGAATCCAGGATTAAAATGATACGTTCTCAAAATTTTTGGCTGGTAGCTTTGTTTCTTTCAAAATTCGGAGATCTTAATAAAGCAAACAAATCTGTTCCTCCTCAGGAAGTGGGCGGAACTTTATGGAAGGATGCCTATC comes from the Pedobacter heparinus DSM 2366 genome and includes:
- a CDS encoding DUF6266 family protein, with translation MGIIRQGILGGFRNKTGSVVGAYWRNRDVIRGLPRVSNKPATQAQINQRFKFGLVTGFLARLSSFIDLGFGSGNGSVSAMNEAVSYHLREAITGAAPNFSIDYSKLKINKGKLLLANGIEVAITVAARIDFSWLNTVPDGKYKDATDRANVVVYNPAKNSFVTLPGAAARSALGYNLLLPADYSGDEVHCYISFSSVIHKKLVSDTFYVGEFIVL
- a CDS encoding very short patch repair endonuclease, which produces MTDVHSKETRSYNMSRIKGKDTKPELLVRKFLHKNGFRYRIHVKDLPGKPDIVLPKYKTVIFVHGCFWHGHAGCRYYVIPKTRTDWWLNKINGNVTKDLKSKQALIDSGWNIIEIWECELRKARIENTLLALKESFGIIK
- a CDS encoding nucleotide pyrophosphohydrolase, with the protein product MSNWKELQEALIKFRNERDWEQFHNPKDLALALSIEAAELNELFLWKKAEDADQEKIKEELADVLAYAILLAEKYDLDINEIVLNKIKSNGEKYPVEKARGTAKKYDELK
- a CDS encoding peptidoglycan-binding protein; this translates as MAKIGFLLGIVWLAAAGSSWSFGRNIISYEKNNFIEIARSQIGIRETNCENCGVAVKGYLSYVGIKSPAPWCAAFVSWCFGQAGYARPRTAWSPALFPRSRLVTAAKPGIVYGIFFASMKRIGHCGITERLQGDFIVGLEANTSLAGSREGDGVYRKVRHKRSIHRYADWL
- a CDS encoding DNA cytosine methyltransferase, whose translation is MLEFYYKFHNKKFKIKSEELANEIEKILINENLTVIESSDNHIPLGYKSLLGDSLFRRLSNIYYTIRQNDGKNHFLLKKYLPEKKRKPRSANQFADFFSGAGGLSQGLINAGFQPVFVNDNYTDALETYYFNHSLPLNQFYNGDIRKLVENFSQYKHLFKGVKIICGGPPCQGFSTANRQNFEVEETTKQKRFIEDERNVLYKYFVKLIGLIQPDYFIMENVKGMMRVEKQIEEDIQRETNHEYSFIPLELDAQNFDIPQSRKRYILIGGKNFMFIEQIKKNIYSKKNGTSKYKLADALYGLPGIKTNPYKLNPDYESEVHGYAIRKLKLEQNKFLKEINGSKEMNYLFNHKSRYNNDNDLEIFRTLPEGENSLHPSVQKLSNYNNRNHIFKDKYYKLKRNEVSKTITSHMKYDCHMYIHPDQARGLSPREAARIQTFPDDYVFRGSLNDWYKQIGNAVPVKMAQVIAQELKKF
- a CDS encoding DNA cytosine methyltransferase — translated: MRYIELFSGIGGFRNAADHLTVDTDQPFECIAFSEIDRHAKSTYLANYNTEGEVQMDDIISFTDEKKNIENLPDFDLLLGGFPCQAFSLLGKQLGLEDERGKILFSIHEILKEKQPEFVVLENVRNIIKHDKGKTLELIINFFREHKYKYVNYVVLDTQSFGLPQRRSRIFFVCSKKELEIELTEEAIVRNFNNIDHHGLHTYSNVLDILGKDADQKYYLSEKIKHTILDGGSKNFWSKSQIDLDIARTLTATMVKMHRACQDNYYSDDYILTGQSHMDTSKEVLFKKPVRRLMPSEALKLQGFDQVFFDRARAAGVSEHQLYKQSGNALSVNTGYALLHYLFVHLRIQD
- a CDS encoding DUF2075 domain-containing protein; this translates as MRLYAGSSTEFIALCNNNKIADLLEEAYLAEFLCTPSKSEITSWKSSLCHLAELLDRAGLKDLGIMLEYKLPLSGKRVDAILCGTDHAQNKQAILIELKQWEECRLTDYDSDYVVTWIGGKNRSVLHPSVQVGNYMYYLWNNSEVFYRSDRPVKLSACSYLHNYSLLDDDVILDKRFENAIRKFPLFTADEAAAFIDFIAERVGSGKGMEVLAEIEESELKPSQKILDKVSTAIRQKLKGELTLFGRCKSKKDYILLDEQLVVYDLVMSLALKDIKGKHAVVVRGGAGTGKSVIGLQLLADLTASRLNAQYATGSNAFTETLREILGQGSSSILKYFMSYTTAAPQSVDVLLMDEAHRIREKTAGFSKRTDLLQIQELLNAAKVCVFFVDDYQVVRREEIGTSGFIIEQAEAAGFKVYEFDLKANFRNGGSERYSHWIDHMLQIRETAHTEWVDETNFKFEIVDAPETLERIIQEKAMEGSTARITAGFCWDWTKRLDKDGQLVKDIRIGSYHRPWNAYNNLEGLQKEIPKAKFWAYQRGGIDQIGCIFTAQGFEFDYTGVIFGKDIRYNPTTGQLEGFEEFSYDYQVRGTHFLRLIKNTYRVLLGRGMKGCYVYFMDKETESYFRSRVRENKGL